The nucleotide window GTTGATCGCACAGTATCCGAGCGAACAGCGCGATAAATGCAAATTGCTGGTCGTCCAGCGCTGCGATGAGAGTTTGGTGGAGGGGGTTTTTACTGATGTCGTGTCTTATATGCATGAAGGCGATTGTCTGGTATTGAACGAGACCAAAGTCTTTCCCGCGCGTCTGGAGGGCACTAAGGACAAGACCGACGCCAAGGTGGAGGTCTTTCTGCTGCGCGAGTTGGAGGCCGGCCTGTGGGAGGTGCTGGTGCGTCCGGCCCGCAAGGTGCGTGTCGGCAATCGTCTGAGCATCGGCGACGATCTGGTGTGCGATGTGATCGACAACACCGTGTCCGGCGGCCGTGTCGTGCGCTTTAATTACGGCGGCGACTTTTACAAGATCGTGGAAAAGATCGGTAAATCCCCATTGCCGCCTTACATCAAACGAGATCCGGAATCCTTGGACAAAGACCGCTATCAGACCGTGTACGCCAAGGTGCGCGGCGCCGTGGCGGCGCCCACCGCCGGCCTGCATTTCACCAACAAGCTGATCGACCGCATTGAAAAAAAGGGCGTGACCGTGGTGCGCATCGTCCTTCACCTCGGACTGGGCAGCTTTCGCCCGGTGGTGGTGGAGGACCTGAGCCGGCATAAAATGGACTCCGAGTTCTTTGACATCTCGGATCAAGCCGCCAATCAAATCAATGCAACCAAGCGCAACAAGAAAAAGGTGATCGCAGTGGGAACCAGCGTCGTGCGCGCACTGGAGACCAGCGTCACCTCAGAAGGCTGGGCCAAATCCGGTCGCGGGTGGACCGATAAGTTCATCTATCCACCCTATGATTTTAAAATCGTGGATCACATGATCACCAATTTTCATCTGCCCTGTTCCACTCTGCTGATGCTGGTCTCTGCCTTTGCCTCTCGGGATCTGATCTTAAAGGCCTATCGCAAGGCTATTCGTGATAAGTATATGTTTTACAGCTACGGCGACGCAATGATGATTCTGTAGTTTCCTGCCGGGCAAGGGCAGCCCGGCGGTGAACCGCAGCAAAGCCGATGAGCTCCGGAAACGGCGCTCCTTTTATTTTTCAATTACTCGCCGGGCCGGCGGTGTCTTTTCCGTTGGTCTTTTTCGCTGATAGGGAGCAACATACGATGCAGAGAACGAGGGTGGCTGCCATCCTGGTCGCTGCTGGAAGAGGAAGCCGGTTCAGCGTCGGCGTGCGCAAGCAATATCAGCTGTTGGCCGGCAAACCTATTCTATATCATACCCTGGCGTGCTTTTGCAGCAGCCCGGACATCGATTGCGTGGTGACTGTCGTCCCAGCAGGTGAAAGAGCGGACGCGGTTCAGCGGATCAGCGGCTGGCCGCTCTTGCGTTCGCCCATCGTCGTCGAGGGCGGCGAAGAAAGACACCACTCTGTGATGAACGGCCTGGAGGCTGTGCCGCCGGAATGCGAATGGATCTTGGTGCACGACGGGGTGCGTCCTTTTGTCACTCATGAGTTGATTCTGCGGGTGCTGAAAGCAGCCCGGCGCGAGGGCGGCGCGGTGGCTGCTGTGACGCCCTGTGATACCATCAAGACCCGAGTCGATCAGCGGGTGGGCGAAACCCTGGAGCGCAGTCGTCTGGTAGCGGTGCAAACCCCACAGGCGTTCCGCCGCTCCATCCTGCAGCAGGCCTATGCGGCGGCTGCGGCTGAAGGCCGGTTCAGCACCGACGACGCGGCCTTGGTGGAGCGCCTCGGCCA belongs to bacterium and includes:
- the queA gene encoding tRNA preQ1(34) S-adenosylmethionine ribosyltransferase-isomerase QueA; protein product: MKLSDFKYNLPEKLIAQYPSEQRDKCKLLVVQRCDESLVEGVFTDVVSYMHEGDCLVLNETKVFPARLEGTKDKTDAKVEVFLLRELEAGLWEVLVRPARKVRVGNRLSIGDDLVCDVIDNTVSGGRVVRFNYGGDFYKIVEKIGKSPLPPYIKRDPESLDKDRYQTVYAKVRGAVAAPTAGLHFTNKLIDRIEKKGVTVVRIVLHLGLGSFRPVVVEDLSRHKMDSEFFDISDQAANQINATKRNKKKVIAVGTSVVRALETSVTSEGWAKSGRGWTDKFIYPPYDFKIVDHMITNFHLPCSTLLMLVSAFASRDLILKAYRKAIRDKYMFYSYGDAMMIL
- the ispD gene encoding 2-C-methyl-D-erythritol 4-phosphate cytidylyltransferase — protein: MQRTRVAAILVAAGRGSRFSVGVRKQYQLLAGKPILYHTLACFCSSPDIDCVVTVVPAGERADAVQRISGWPLLRSPIVVEGGEERHHSVMNGLEAVPPECEWILVHDGVRPFVTHELILRVLKAARREGGAVAAVTPCDTIKTRVDQRVGETLERSRLVAVQTPQAFRRSILQQAYAAAAAEGRFSTDDAALVERLGQPVALVEGDYRNIKITTSIDLAIAGAIMEGWNQ